One region of Myxococcus stipitatus genomic DNA includes:
- a CDS encoding SPFH domain-containing protein, protein MNVFATIVLFLLAALVVYFLVTGIRIVPQAKVMVVERLGKFHKVATSGLNLLIPFMDTPRPIEMRTGNRYMRSPMVDLREQVMGFETVQVITHDNVNMEVGSVIYYQIVDPAKALYQVENLALAIEQLTMTNLRNIMGGLTLDQTLTSRETVNTKLRMVLDDATEKWGVKVTRVELREIEPPQAIKSAMAKQMTAERERRAEVTKAEGDKAAAILQAEGEKISRILRAEAERDAEIARAEGRKRATMLEAEGKAEATRLTFEAINTGGATPEVLALRYMDALQELGKGDNKMFVPYEATATLGAVATIKELFTPRDDAPRRAPPAARPPSGASLSAQALTRGNTLAEPATLAGAPAVPPRRAAPRPPSDNDE, encoded by the coding sequence ATGAACGTCTTCGCTACCATCGTGCTGTTCCTGCTGGCGGCCTTGGTCGTCTACTTCCTCGTCACGGGCATCCGCATCGTGCCCCAGGCGAAGGTGATGGTCGTCGAGCGGCTGGGCAAGTTCCACAAGGTGGCCACCAGTGGCCTCAACCTGCTCATCCCCTTCATGGACACCCCGCGCCCCATCGAGATGCGCACGGGCAACCGCTACATGCGCAGCCCCATGGTGGACCTGCGCGAGCAGGTCATGGGCTTCGAGACGGTGCAGGTCATCACCCACGACAACGTCAACATGGAGGTCGGCTCGGTCATCTACTACCAGATCGTCGACCCGGCGAAGGCGCTGTACCAGGTGGAGAACCTGGCGCTGGCCATCGAGCAGCTCACGATGACCAACCTGCGCAACATCATGGGCGGCCTGACGCTGGACCAGACGCTGACCAGCCGCGAGACGGTCAACACCAAGCTGCGCATGGTGCTGGATGACGCCACGGAGAAGTGGGGCGTGAAGGTGACGCGCGTGGAGCTGCGCGAAATCGAGCCGCCCCAGGCCATCAAGTCCGCCATGGCCAAGCAGATGACCGCCGAGCGCGAGCGCCGCGCCGAGGTGACCAAGGCCGAGGGCGACAAGGCCGCCGCCATCCTCCAGGCCGAGGGCGAGAAGATCTCCCGCATCCTGCGCGCCGAGGCGGAGCGCGACGCGGAGATCGCCCGCGCCGAGGGCCGCAAGCGCGCCACCATGCTCGAGGCCGAGGGCAAGGCCGAGGCCACCCGCCTCACCTTCGAGGCCATCAACACCGGTGGCGCCACCCCCGAGGTGCTCGCCCTGCGCTACATGGACGCGCTCCAGGAGCTGGGCAAGGGCGACAACAAGATGTTCGTCCCCTATGAGGCCACCGCCACGCTGGGCGCCGTCGCCACCATCAAGGAGCTCTTCACGCCCCGGGACGACGCACCCCGGCGCGCGCCCCCGGCCGCCCGGCCGCCCTCCGGGGCGTCCCTGAGCGCCCAGGCCCTCACGCGGGGCAACACGCTCGCGGAGCCCGCCACCCTCGCCGGCGCCCCCGCCGTCCCGCCGCGCCGCGCCGCGCCCCGGCCGCCCTCTGACAACGACGAGTAG
- a CDS encoding ATP-binding cassette domain-containing protein, which yields MSSSIRAHGVSFAYSDAVPVLSEVDFHLPSGWTGLVGANGAGKSTLLRLLAGELHPTEGHLQFEPPSPSLQLCPQVVEALTPEITAFAESWDAVARRLHGQLGLDVTALERWPTLSPGERKRWQVGAALSVEPHVLLLDEPTNHLDAEARTWLVNALRRFRGVGVVVSHDRPLLESLTTSTLRVHGGSAHLWPGAYSAAREQWEAEREVELQVHQQARAEQRRVAQALGEARRQQQAADANRSTRKRMKDKHDSDARTLGAATLASWAEARAGRRVGVLRRELERATDAVGDISQDKTLGRSVFVGFERSPNPWLFTLDAPELRAGDVPLLGPIHLSVGREARVRIEGPNGAGKSTLVRALLENARVPLERVLYLPQDVGTEEARATLDAVRALPPEEKGRVLSLVAALGVDPERLLGSEQPSPGETRKLLIARGLGQHAWALVLDEPTNHLDLPSIERLEAALREYPGALLLVSHDAAFARSCTTESWRVEHGQVTVTSG from the coding sequence ATGTCGTCCTCCATCCGCGCCCATGGCGTGTCGTTCGCCTATTCCGACGCCGTCCCCGTCCTCTCCGAAGTCGACTTCCACCTGCCGTCCGGTTGGACGGGCCTCGTCGGCGCCAATGGCGCTGGCAAGTCCACGCTGCTGCGCCTGCTGGCCGGCGAGCTGCACCCCACCGAGGGCCATCTCCAGTTCGAGCCGCCCTCCCCTTCGCTCCAGCTGTGTCCCCAGGTGGTGGAGGCGCTGACGCCCGAAATCACCGCGTTCGCCGAGTCCTGGGACGCGGTCGCGCGCAGGCTGCATGGGCAGCTGGGCCTGGACGTCACCGCGCTGGAGCGCTGGCCCACGCTCTCTCCGGGGGAGCGCAAGCGCTGGCAGGTGGGCGCGGCGCTCTCCGTCGAGCCCCATGTCCTGCTGCTCGACGAGCCCACCAACCACCTGGACGCGGAGGCCCGCACGTGGCTCGTCAACGCGCTGCGACGCTTCCGCGGCGTGGGCGTCGTCGTCTCGCACGACCGGCCGCTGCTGGAGTCGCTCACCACGTCCACCCTGCGCGTCCACGGCGGGAGCGCCCACCTGTGGCCCGGCGCCTACTCCGCCGCGCGCGAGCAGTGGGAGGCCGAGCGGGAGGTGGAGCTGCAGGTCCACCAGCAGGCCCGCGCGGAGCAGCGGCGCGTGGCCCAGGCGCTCGGCGAGGCCCGGCGGCAGCAGCAGGCCGCCGACGCGAATCGCAGCACGCGCAAGCGCATGAAGGACAAGCACGACAGCGACGCGCGCACGCTCGGCGCCGCGACGCTGGCCAGCTGGGCGGAGGCGCGCGCGGGGCGACGCGTGGGCGTGCTGCGCCGGGAGCTGGAGCGCGCCACCGACGCGGTGGGCGACATCTCCCAGGACAAGACGCTGGGGCGCTCCGTCTTCGTCGGCTTCGAGCGCTCCCCCAACCCGTGGCTCTTCACGCTGGACGCGCCGGAGCTGCGCGCCGGGGACGTCCCGCTGCTCGGGCCCATCCACCTGTCCGTCGGCCGCGAGGCGCGCGTGCGCATCGAGGGGCCCAACGGCGCGGGCAAGAGCACCCTCGTGCGCGCGCTCCTGGAGAACGCCCGCGTCCCCCTGGAGCGCGTGCTGTACCTGCCCCAGGACGTGGGCACCGAGGAGGCCCGCGCCACGCTCGACGCCGTGCGCGCGCTGCCACCGGAGGAGAAGGGCCGGGTGCTGTCCCTGGTGGCCGCGCTCGGCGTGGATCCGGAGCGGCTGCTCGGCTCCGAACAGCCCTCGCCGGGTGAGACGCGCAAGCTGCTCATCGCCCGGGGGCTGGGGCAGCACGCGTGGGCCCTGGTGCTCGACGAGCCCACCAACCACCTGGACCTGCCCTCCATCGAGCGGCTGGAGGCCGCCCTGCGCGAGTACCCGGGGGCCCTCCTCCTCGTGTCCCACGACGCCGCGTTCGCCAGGTCCTGCACCACCGAGTCCTGGCGCGTGGAGCACGGGCAGGTGACGGTGACGTCCGGGTAG
- a CDS encoding NAD-dependent epimerase/dehydratase family protein codes for MRVLVTGAAGFIGHHVSARLLARGDSVIGVDALAPSGDVPLMRARLERLGRLPGAEGFSFHPVDVTDGEALAEVFRRERPERLVHLAARVGVRSAGAAARAYLDTNVTGSLEVLEQARVAGLSHVVHASSSSVYGEGTPPPFSESASADHPLNVYSATKRATELLAHTYSHLYGIPTSGLRFFTVYGPWGRPDMAPLRFLRAIRAGRAIDLHGEGRMRRDFTHVDDVAEAVLRVLDRPPAGPTPYRLLNVGRGEPVSLLDFVRVLERHLGMRAVIHDVPAQPGEMDATWADVSALERETGFRPRICVEEGLADLVAWELRHGAALAPAT; via the coding sequence ATGCGTGTACTCGTCACGGGAGCGGCGGGCTTCATCGGCCACCACGTCAGCGCGCGGCTGCTGGCGCGCGGAGACTCCGTCATCGGGGTGGATGCGCTGGCGCCGTCCGGGGACGTCCCCCTCATGCGCGCGCGGCTGGAGCGACTCGGGCGACTGCCTGGCGCGGAGGGCTTCTCGTTCCATCCCGTCGACGTCACGGACGGAGAGGCGCTGGCGGAGGTGTTCCGTCGGGAGCGCCCCGAGCGGCTCGTCCACCTGGCGGCGCGCGTGGGCGTCCGGAGCGCGGGCGCGGCGGCCCGGGCCTATCTGGACACGAACGTGACGGGGAGCCTCGAGGTGTTGGAGCAGGCGCGCGTGGCGGGCCTGTCCCATGTCGTCCATGCGTCCTCCAGCTCCGTGTACGGCGAGGGGACGCCGCCGCCCTTCTCGGAGTCCGCCTCCGCCGACCATCCCCTCAACGTCTACTCCGCCACCAAGCGCGCGACGGAGCTGCTCGCGCACACCTACAGTCACCTGTATGGGATTCCCACGAGCGGGTTGCGCTTCTTCACGGTGTACGGCCCCTGGGGGCGGCCCGACATGGCGCCACTGCGCTTCCTGCGAGCGATTCGCGCCGGGCGCGCCATCGACCTGCATGGCGAGGGGCGGATGCGGCGTGACTTCACGCACGTGGACGACGTGGCGGAGGCGGTGCTCCGGGTCCTGGATCGTCCCCCCGCGGGGCCGACGCCCTATCGATTGCTCAACGTGGGACGGGGTGAACCGGTGTCGCTGCTCGACTTCGTGCGCGTGCTGGAGCGCCACCTGGGGATGCGAGCGGTGATCCACGACGTGCCCGCTCAGCCCGGGGAGATGGACGCGACGTGGGCGGATGTCTCCGCGCTGGAGCGTGAGACGGGGTTCCGGCCTCGCATCTGCGTGGAGGAGGGGCTCGCGGACCTGGTGGCGTGGGAGCTGCGTCATGGCGCGGCGCTGGCGCCGGCGACGTGA
- a CDS encoding FHA domain-containing protein, which yields MVSVNQLRPFASASLDAFRAASGPVALIQQPVDPVFRNVAQQMTGARTVGMAHRTRMTERLLAMLRDFDNLEVHFLNPKADGEELTVGRADCDLVVPDPSVSQHHATLRWSQDKGAFSVRDAQSMNGTWINGAPLGFRAQVTLNDGDTLAFGDAQFLYLRAETVHEHLRLASPQGGP from the coding sequence ATGGTGTCCGTGAATCAGCTCCGCCCCTTCGCCTCGGCGTCCCTGGATGCCTTCCGGGCCGCGTCCGGCCCCGTCGCCCTCATCCAGCAACCGGTGGACCCCGTCTTCCGCAACGTCGCCCAGCAGATGACCGGCGCCCGCACGGTGGGCATGGCGCACCGCACCCGGATGACGGAGCGGCTGCTCGCCATGCTCCGCGACTTCGACAACCTCGAGGTCCACTTCCTCAACCCCAAGGCGGACGGCGAGGAGCTCACCGTGGGCCGCGCCGACTGCGACCTCGTGGTGCCCGACCCGTCCGTCTCCCAGCACCACGCCACCCTGCGCTGGAGCCAGGACAAGGGCGCCTTCTCCGTGCGCGACGCGCAGTCGATGAACGGCACGTGGATCAACGGCGCGCCGCTGGGCTTCCGCGCCCAGGTGACGCTCAACGACGGAGACACCCTCGCCTTCGGCGACGCGCAGTTCCTCTACCTGCGCGCGGAGACGGTCCACGAGCACCTGCGCCTGGCGAGCCCCCAGGGCGGGCCCTGA
- a CDS encoding Y-family DNA polymerase: protein MRRAYLHFTRFPVQRRVLESPELAGRPFALMEESRGQRRVVVASTTALKAGVRPGMTVTAATALVPELRHFPYRPDEEARALTALGEALLCLGPGFQLSAPDGLWLDAGAAHLSGGEPGLCARALEVCAGLGYRAHGVVASEAFTSRVLARYGARRMEVVADGESARALAPLPLAALEDGVGAGFAALGLTTLGEVAALPAGAVVARGGARGARAHALCRGEDDTPFVPAVLEEVLEERLTLEWPAESFEPLGFALKTLLDRLGARLAGRRRAAVRITFTLRLDPTGLQQVTLSLARPTAAAKLLLDLARHRLESLRLENPVAEVSARVDADSEDRGLQLSLGDSPEGDAALEVVLSRLATTLGEDSLFAAGLEPVHRPEGAHVTRGFHPPASRQALLGESGRARAASVGGGARERPSRLLAEPAWLDAEVAQTGRLVAARVAGRRHRVTAVSGPERLGGEWWSEEPYQRDYYRVHFEGLGPAWVYRDARDGRFYLQGLFD, encoded by the coding sequence ATGCGCAGGGCCTATCTGCACTTCACGCGCTTCCCGGTGCAGCGCCGGGTCCTCGAGTCGCCGGAGCTGGCGGGGCGGCCCTTCGCGCTGATGGAGGAGTCGCGCGGCCAGCGGCGGGTGGTGGTGGCGTCCACCACCGCGCTGAAGGCGGGCGTCCGTCCGGGGATGACGGTGACGGCGGCGACGGCGCTGGTGCCGGAGCTGCGCCACTTCCCCTACCGCCCCGACGAGGAGGCCCGGGCGTTGACGGCGCTGGGCGAGGCGCTGCTGTGCCTGGGGCCGGGCTTCCAGCTCTCCGCGCCGGACGGGCTGTGGCTGGACGCGGGGGCGGCGCACCTGTCCGGCGGCGAGCCGGGCCTGTGCGCGCGGGCGCTGGAGGTGTGCGCGGGGCTGGGGTACCGGGCGCATGGGGTGGTGGCGTCGGAGGCCTTCACGTCCCGGGTGCTGGCGCGATACGGCGCGCGGCGGATGGAGGTGGTGGCGGACGGCGAGTCGGCCCGGGCGCTGGCGCCGCTTCCGCTGGCCGCGCTGGAGGACGGCGTGGGGGCGGGCTTCGCCGCGTTGGGGCTCACCACGCTGGGCGAGGTGGCGGCGCTGCCCGCGGGGGCGGTGGTGGCGCGAGGTGGGGCCCGGGGCGCGCGCGCCCACGCGCTGTGCCGGGGCGAGGACGACACGCCCTTCGTGCCGGCGGTGCTGGAGGAGGTGCTGGAGGAGCGGCTGACGCTGGAGTGGCCGGCGGAGTCCTTCGAGCCGCTGGGCTTCGCGCTGAAGACGCTGTTGGACCGGCTGGGGGCCCGGCTCGCGGGGCGGAGGCGGGCGGCGGTGCGCATCACCTTCACGCTCCGGCTGGACCCCACGGGCCTGCAGCAGGTGACGCTGTCACTGGCCCGGCCCACGGCGGCGGCGAAGCTGCTGCTGGACCTGGCGCGGCACCGGCTGGAGTCGCTGCGGCTGGAGAACCCGGTGGCGGAGGTGTCCGCGCGCGTGGACGCGGACTCGGAGGACCGGGGGCTCCAGCTCTCGCTCGGGGACTCGCCGGAGGGGGACGCCGCGCTGGAGGTGGTGCTGTCCCGGCTGGCGACGACGCTGGGCGAGGACTCGCTCTTCGCCGCGGGGCTGGAGCCGGTGCACCGGCCGGAGGGCGCCCACGTCACGCGGGGCTTCCATCCCCCGGCGTCGCGTCAGGCGCTGCTCGGGGAGTCGGGACGGGCGCGGGCCGCCTCGGTGGGCGGCGGGGCCCGGGAGCGGCCCTCCCGGCTGCTCGCGGAGCCGGCGTGGCTGGACGCGGAGGTGGCGCAGACGGGCCGCCTGGTGGCGGCGCGCGTGGCGGGCAGGCGTCACCGCGTGACGGCGGTCTCCGGGCCGGAGCGCCTGGGCGGCGAGTGGTGGTCCGAGGAGCCCTACCAACGGGACTACTACCGCGTGCACTTCGAGGGACTCGGCCCCGCCTGGGTGTACCGGGACGCGAGGGACGGCCGCTTCTATCTCCAGGGGCTGTTCGACTGA
- a CDS encoding ImuA family protein produces the protein MSAAEQRVGAAGSVVEQLRERIRQLQAEPRRYLSVLRTGLEAVDALLPAGGFPLGQVVELCGEAASGRTSLALGAVAAAHREERLCAWVDGPRELYAPSAAGQGVDLERLLIVRPRAPEQSVWAAVQLARSGAFACVVLDLTRGVGATGRPPRVGIAEARKLADAAERGGGLLLLLTSAEAPADGVTRLRTESEDGEGWSVEVVRSRRGGAGSRAVVPWRTLYPELGLEDGGRVLDVGPVAEDATPDFLREGAWVARNGYGLQGQRPGRAKALSSPGAGPDLAAAH, from the coding sequence ATGAGCGCGGCGGAGCAGCGAGTGGGGGCGGCGGGCTCGGTGGTGGAGCAGCTTCGGGAGCGGATCCGCCAGCTGCAGGCGGAGCCCCGGCGCTACCTGTCGGTCCTGCGCACCGGGCTGGAGGCGGTGGACGCGCTGTTGCCGGCGGGAGGCTTCCCGCTGGGGCAGGTGGTGGAGCTGTGCGGCGAGGCGGCCTCGGGGCGCACCAGCCTGGCGCTGGGCGCGGTGGCGGCGGCCCACCGGGAGGAGCGGCTGTGCGCGTGGGTGGATGGCCCGCGTGAGCTCTACGCGCCCTCGGCGGCGGGGCAGGGCGTGGACCTGGAGCGGCTGCTCATCGTCCGGCCCCGGGCGCCGGAGCAATCCGTGTGGGCGGCGGTGCAGCTCGCCCGGAGCGGGGCCTTCGCCTGCGTGGTGCTGGACCTGACGCGGGGCGTGGGTGCGACGGGGCGGCCGCCCCGGGTGGGCATCGCGGAGGCGCGCAAGCTGGCGGACGCGGCGGAGCGCGGCGGGGGACTGCTGCTCCTGCTGACCTCGGCGGAGGCGCCCGCGGACGGGGTGACACGGCTGCGCACGGAGTCGGAGGATGGCGAGGGGTGGTCGGTGGAGGTGGTGCGCAGCCGGCGGGGCGGAGCGGGCTCGCGCGCGGTGGTGCCCTGGCGCACCCTGTACCCGGAGCTGGGGCTGGAGGATGGAGGGCGGGTGCTGGACGTGGGGCCGGTGGCGGAGGACGCCACGCCGGACTTCCTGCGCGAGGGGGCGTGGGTGGCGCGCAACGGGTATGGCCTCCAGGGGCAGCGGCCGGGGAGGGCGAAGGCCCTGTCCTCGCCGGGGGCGGGGCCGGACCTGGCCGCGGCGCACTGA
- a CDS encoding vWA domain-containing protein — MSSRTCAPLLLLPALWVAACKSPVDEAGSTLPGKCQSESPVVAPQKTDILFVIDNSGSMAEEQAGIARELPAFIEALREGGGVAHDFRVGVITTSVYRRVLVAGQEYYRDYPDQAGRLQPVPDADGKPTGDRFIESTDEHLLERFQKLVQQGTTGSGQESPFEAARLAVTAPLIDTPVAEGGNGGFFRDGARLLVVVVTDEEDCSSTERPPPVIVTDDTSVDKCSEEADKLSTVDFYFETFQSLRDSRGARREVLWATVGPVALSDKRAELVQDVTPQGTFVRNVDCPTSYGPGYRHRAMSERFDSSFVNLDSICRENYRDTLLGIAALAAVSQSIDVVNLPDPRLARVELTRAGGQVETCSVAAGDLIYEPSGEDRPARIYFLESCLRRVDDEKVEVKVLCAG; from the coding sequence ATGTCGTCCCGAACCTGTGCCCCCTTGCTCCTGTTGCCGGCCCTCTGGGTGGCGGCCTGCAAGTCGCCCGTCGACGAGGCGGGATCCACCCTTCCGGGGAAGTGTCAGAGTGAGTCCCCGGTGGTGGCTCCCCAGAAGACGGACATCCTCTTCGTCATCGACAACTCCGGCTCCATGGCGGAGGAGCAGGCGGGCATCGCCCGGGAGCTGCCCGCCTTCATCGAGGCCCTGCGCGAGGGGGGCGGCGTGGCGCACGACTTCCGCGTGGGGGTCATCACCACGTCCGTCTACCGGCGCGTCCTGGTCGCCGGCCAGGAATACTACCGCGACTATCCGGATCAGGCCGGGCGGCTCCAGCCGGTGCCGGACGCGGACGGCAAGCCCACCGGGGACCGCTTCATCGAGAGCACGGACGAGCACCTGCTGGAGCGCTTCCAGAAGCTGGTGCAGCAGGGCACGACGGGCAGCGGCCAGGAGTCCCCCTTCGAGGCCGCGCGCCTGGCGGTGACGGCGCCGTTGATCGACACCCCCGTCGCGGAAGGGGGCAACGGCGGCTTCTTCCGGGACGGTGCCCGGCTGCTGGTCGTGGTGGTGACGGACGAGGAGGACTGCAGCTCCACGGAGCGGCCGCCCCCCGTCATCGTCACGGACGACACCTCCGTGGACAAGTGCAGCGAGGAGGCCGACAAGCTGTCGACGGTGGACTTCTACTTCGAGACCTTCCAGTCCCTGCGCGACTCGCGCGGCGCCCGGCGGGAGGTGCTGTGGGCCACGGTGGGCCCGGTGGCGCTGAGCGACAAGCGGGCGGAGCTCGTCCAGGACGTCACGCCCCAGGGCACCTTCGTGCGCAACGTGGATTGCCCCACGTCCTACGGCCCCGGCTACCGGCACCGGGCCATGTCGGAGCGGTTCGACTCGTCCTTCGTCAACCTGGACTCCATCTGCCGGGAGAACTACCGCGACACGCTGCTGGGCATCGCCGCGCTGGCCGCGGTGTCGCAGAGCATCGACGTCGTGAACCTGCCGGATCCGCGGCTGGCCCGGGTGGAGCTGACGCGCGCGGGGGGGCAGGTGGAGACGTGCTCGGTGGCGGCGGGGGACCTCATCTACGAACCCTCCGGGGAGGATCGCCCGGCGCGCATCTACTTCCTCGAAAGCTGCCTGCGTCGCGTGGACGACGAGAAGGTGGAAGTGAAGGTGCTCTGCGCCGGCTGA
- the lon gene encoding endopeptidase La — MSDEKKKGTAASAMPTAMAPPGLINKEDIPQVLPILPLRNSVFFPGGVLPLAVGRQKTIALIKDAVRDDQVIGVVTQRRAEEEDPGASDLYTMGTVARIVKLLKMGEDNYSLVVQGLARFRVMELVQEAPYLKARVDAVEDKTSAENVEVEALGINLKKLAREVIELMPELPAAATELVESITHPGHLADLIAANVDVPIEEKQAVLETVDLKARMKLVLELLNRKREILKLSNKIDSAVKGEMSKTQREYYLRQQLKAIKEELGEMGEEEEELDELQERLKKAALPPEVEKVANKELNRLKTIPAASSEYTVARTYLDWIADLPWSKVSEDNLDIENARQQLDKDHFGIKKVKKRILEYLAVRKLKNDMRGPILCLVGPPGVGKTSLGQSVAKATGRKFVRLSLGGVRDEAEIRGHRRTYVGALPGRFIQSMKKAGTKNPVMMLDEIDKLGADFRGDPSAALLEVLDPEQNNTFSDHYLDVPFDLSKVMFVATANQLDPIPGPLRDRMEIIELSGYTFEEKQSIARIHLVPKQLKEHGLNGDHIEITDDALLTLTTSYTREAGVRNLERRIADICRAVAVEVAGGKTEKQSINAERVKEILGPETFYSEVAERTEVPGVATGLAWTAAGGDLLFIEATKMAGKGGMTLTGQLGDVMKESATAALSYLRSKAELLGISPNFLEKTDLHLHFPAGSIPKDGPSAGVTILTALTSLLTGIRVRHDTAMTGEATLRGLVLPVGGIKEKVLAAHRAGIKRVILPERCRKDLVDVPDQAKNELEFIFVTQMDEVLKAALETPPFKSSTGTPGGEPGKEAPLPPGSDTSPEVRA; from the coding sequence ATGTCCGATGAGAAGAAGAAGGGCACCGCCGCGAGCGCCATGCCCACCGCGATGGCCCCTCCGGGGCTCATCAACAAGGAAGACATTCCCCAGGTGCTGCCGATCCTGCCCCTGCGGAACAGCGTCTTCTTTCCCGGCGGCGTTCTCCCGCTGGCCGTCGGCCGTCAGAAGACCATCGCCCTGATCAAGGACGCGGTACGGGACGACCAGGTCATCGGTGTCGTCACGCAGCGCCGCGCCGAGGAAGAGGATCCAGGCGCCTCCGACCTCTACACCATGGGCACCGTCGCCCGTATCGTGAAGCTCCTGAAGATGGGCGAGGACAACTACTCGCTCGTGGTGCAGGGGCTCGCCCGCTTCCGCGTCATGGAGCTGGTGCAGGAGGCCCCCTACCTCAAGGCCCGCGTCGACGCCGTGGAGGACAAGACCTCCGCGGAGAACGTCGAGGTCGAGGCCCTGGGCATCAATCTCAAGAAGCTGGCGCGCGAGGTCATCGAGCTGATGCCCGAGCTGCCGGCCGCCGCCACCGAGCTGGTGGAGAGCATCACCCACCCGGGCCACCTGGCGGATCTGATCGCCGCCAACGTGGACGTGCCCATCGAGGAGAAGCAGGCCGTCCTGGAGACGGTCGACCTCAAGGCGCGGATGAAGCTCGTGCTCGAGCTGCTCAACCGCAAGCGGGAGATCCTCAAGCTCTCCAACAAGATCGACTCCGCCGTGAAGGGCGAGATGTCGAAGACCCAGCGCGAGTACTACCTGCGCCAGCAGCTCAAGGCGATCAAGGAAGAGCTCGGGGAGATGGGCGAGGAGGAGGAGGAGCTCGACGAGCTGCAGGAGCGCCTGAAGAAGGCCGCCCTGCCGCCGGAGGTGGAGAAGGTCGCCAACAAGGAGCTCAACCGCCTGAAGACGATTCCGGCGGCGTCCAGCGAGTACACCGTCGCGCGGACGTACCTGGATTGGATCGCCGACCTGCCGTGGTCGAAGGTGTCCGAGGACAACCTCGACATCGAGAACGCGCGGCAGCAGCTCGACAAGGACCACTTCGGCATCAAGAAGGTGAAGAAGCGCATCCTGGAGTACCTGGCGGTGCGCAAGCTGAAGAACGACATGCGCGGGCCCATCCTGTGCCTCGTCGGTCCCCCGGGCGTGGGCAAGACGTCGCTGGGTCAGAGCGTGGCCAAGGCCACCGGCCGCAAGTTCGTGCGCCTGTCGCTGGGCGGCGTGCGTGACGAGGCGGAGATCCGCGGCCACCGGCGCACCTACGTCGGCGCGCTGCCGGGCCGCTTCATCCAGAGCATGAAGAAGGCCGGGACCAAGAACCCGGTGATGATGCTCGACGAGATCGACAAGCTCGGCGCCGACTTCCGTGGCGACCCGAGCGCGGCGCTCCTCGAGGTGCTGGATCCGGAGCAGAACAACACGTTCAGCGACCACTACCTCGACGTGCCGTTCGACCTGTCGAAGGTGATGTTCGTCGCCACGGCGAACCAGCTCGACCCCATCCCCGGACCGCTCCGGGACCGCATGGAGATCATCGAGCTGTCCGGCTACACGTTCGAGGAGAAGCAGAGCATCGCCCGCATCCACCTGGTGCCCAAGCAGCTCAAGGAGCACGGGCTCAACGGGGACCACATCGAGATCACGGACGACGCGCTCCTGACGCTGACCACGTCGTACACGCGTGAGGCCGGTGTGCGTAACCTCGAGCGGCGCATCGCGGACATCTGCCGCGCGGTGGCCGTGGAGGTGGCCGGCGGGAAGACGGAGAAGCAGTCCATCAACGCCGAGCGCGTGAAGGAGATCCTCGGGCCCGAGACGTTCTACTCGGAGGTCGCGGAGCGCACGGAGGTTCCGGGTGTGGCCACGGGCCTGGCCTGGACGGCGGCGGGTGGCGACCTGCTCTTCATCGAGGCGACGAAGATGGCGGGCAAGGGCGGCATGACGCTCACCGGCCAGCTCGGCGACGTGATGAAGGAGAGCGCCACGGCGGCGCTGAGCTACCTGCGCAGCAAGGCGGAGCTGCTCGGCATCAGCCCGAACTTCCTCGAGAAGACGGACCTGCACCTGCACTTCCCGGCGGGCTCCATCCCCAAGGACGGGCCTTCCGCGGGTGTCACCATCCTCACCGCGCTCACCAGCCTGCTGACGGGCATCCGGGTGCGGCACGACACGGCGATGACGGGCGAGGCCACGCTGCGTGGCCTGGTCCTGCCGGTGGGTGGCATCAAGGAGAAGGTGCTGGCCGCGCACCGGGCGGGCATCAAGCGGGTCATCCTGCCCGAGCGGTGCCGCAAGGACCTGGTCGACGTGCCGGACCAGGCGAAGAACGAGCTGGAGTTCATCTTCGTGACCCAGATGGACGAGGTCCTGAAGGCCGCGCTGGAGACCCCGCCGTTCAAGTCGTCGACGGGCACCCCGGGCGGCGAGCCGGGCAAGGAGGCGCCGCTGCCTCCGGGTTCGGACACCTCTCCGGAGGTCCGCGCCTGA